In one Saccharibacillus brassicae genomic region, the following are encoded:
- a CDS encoding YtxH domain-containing protein, which produces MDETTKKRAARIVAGTLTGAGVAWLLTSRKGADARQKLHDLAVQTKDLGVELGHGTAEKTRDLIALGREVSSDEDWKDALETLEIEPEPEANIEAPPEPDQDDHILSDKEAAAADIVPFPQKLPDLR; this is translated from the coding sequence ATGGATGAAACGACGAAAAAGCGTGCGGCCCGGATCGTGGCAGGCACGCTGACCGGCGCCGGAGTCGCCTGGTTGCTAACTTCCCGCAAAGGCGCCGACGCCCGGCAGAAGCTGCATGACCTCGCCGTGCAGACGAAAGATCTCGGCGTGGAACTCGGACACGGCACGGCCGAGAAGACGCGCGACCTGATCGCGCTCGGCCGCGAAGTATCCAGCGACGAAGATTGGAAAGACGCGCTGGAGACGCTCGAAATCGAGCCGGAACCGGAAGCGAATATCGAAGCGCCGCCGGAACCCGATCAGGACGACCACATTTTGTCCGACAAGGAAGCCGCGGCGGCCGATATCGTTCCGTTTCCGCAGAAGCTGCCGGATCTTCGTTAA